In Candidatus Desulforudis audaxviator MP104C, a genomic segment contains:
- the tatA gene encoding twin-arginine translocase TatA/TatE family subunit yields the protein MLPNIGIPELILILALALIVFGPGKLPEVGKSLGKTIREFRKSSRETFADVTDSIKEVKEDVYEAKRTLEVTKEEEAPKSAQS from the coding sequence GTGCTTCCGAATATCGGCATACCCGAGCTGATCTTGATTCTGGCGTTGGCCCTCATTGTCTTCGGACCGGGCAAGCTGCCCGAGGTGGGAAAATCGCTGGGTAAGACGATCCGCGAGTTCCGGAAGTCGTCACGGGAAACCTTTGCCGACGTGACCGACAGCATCAAGGAAGTCAAAGAAGACGTGTACGAAGCAAAGCGGACCCTGGAAGTTACCAAGGAGGAAGAAGCGCCGAAGTCGGCGCAGAGCTAA
- a CDS encoding twin-arginine translocase TatA/TatE family subunit: MLPNIGIPELILILVVALIIFGPGKLPEVGKSLGKTIREFRKSTRDEPEAVQEAVEVNKQLKAGDGRQTPEATTREEPSETAKG; the protein is encoded by the coding sequence TTGCTTCCGAATATCGGCATACCCGAACTGATACTGATCCTGGTAGTGGCCCTGATTATCTTCGGACCCGGGAAGCTCCCCGAGGTGGGCAAGTCTTTGGGTAAGACCATCAGGGAGTTCCGCAAATCCACCCGCGACGAGCCTGAGGCAGTGCAGGAAGCCGTGGAAGTGAACAAGCAGCTGAAGGCCGGGGACGGTCGGCAGACGCCGGAAGCGACCACGCGTGAGGAACCGTCCGAGACAGCCAAAGGTTAG
- the tatC gene encoding twin-arginine translocase subunit TatC — protein MVDISDKEMSVVEHLHELRRVFLVSIVAVVVFAIAFFFARDFFLGIVKEPVASLGYDLQFLGVTEPVMTYFRLSLYLGFLAALPIILWQVWSFILPALKRDERKYFTIFVVLSYLAFIGGVAFSFFVVYRLGVQFLLRFAGEELMPMLTLANYVSFTIKFTLPFGLVAQLPLAAYLLAKLGVVTRAFMIKIRKHALLVIVIVSAMLTPADLLTCLLLATPMYSLFELSILIVGMVEKRKAKAREKAEREAEAAETA, from the coding sequence TTGGTTGACATTAGCGACAAGGAGATGAGCGTGGTCGAACACCTGCACGAATTGCGGCGTGTCTTTCTCGTGTCTATAGTCGCCGTTGTGGTGTTTGCTATCGCCTTTTTCTTTGCCCGGGATTTCTTCCTGGGGATAGTCAAGGAACCGGTCGCCAGTCTCGGTTACGACCTGCAATTCCTAGGTGTCACCGAGCCGGTGATGACCTATTTCCGGTTGTCCCTCTACCTGGGGTTCCTGGCCGCGCTGCCCATCATCCTGTGGCAGGTGTGGAGCTTCATTCTGCCGGCTCTCAAGCGGGATGAGCGTAAGTACTTCACCATTTTCGTGGTCCTGTCCTACCTGGCGTTTATCGGCGGGGTCGCCTTTTCCTTCTTCGTGGTGTACCGCCTGGGTGTACAGTTCCTGCTCCGGTTCGCCGGCGAAGAACTGATGCCAATGCTCACGCTGGCCAACTACGTGTCGTTCACCATTAAATTCACCCTGCCGTTCGGCCTGGTGGCCCAGTTGCCTCTGGCCGCCTACCTGCTGGCCAAGCTCGGGGTGGTCACCAGGGCGTTCATGATCAAAATTCGCAAGCATGCCCTGCTGGTCATCGTTATTGTCTCGGCGATGCTCACCCCGGCCGACCTGTTGACCTGCCTTTTGCTGGCCACCCCGATGTACAGCCTGTTCGAGTTATCCATCCTCATTGTCGGTATGGTGGAGAAGCGCAAGGCCAAAGCGCGGGAGAAGGCCGAGCGTGAGGCGGAGGCGGCCGAAACCGCATAG
- a CDS encoding twin-arginine translocase TatA/TatE family subunit, translating into MLPNIGIPELILILAVIVVILGPGKLPELGKALGRMVKEYRKEANRGLPPPKSRRELREEREKAAREQAAAAARAAAPDPSTDYVADPARRGVFTGVLRVFQLVWKIWRWRRGLP; encoded by the coding sequence TTGCTTCCGAACATCGGCATCCCGGAATTGATCCTGATCCTGGCGGTGATCGTGGTAATCCTCGGGCCGGGCAAGTTGCCCGAACTGGGGAAGGCGCTTGGGCGGATGGTGAAGGAGTACCGGAAGGAGGCGAACCGCGGTCTGCCTCCGCCCAAGAGCCGGAGGGAGCTGCGGGAGGAACGGGAGAAAGCCGCGCGCGAGCAGGCGGCGGCCGCGGCCCGGGCAGCGGCACCTGACCCAAGTACCGACTACGTGGCCGACCCGGCACGGCGTGGGGTTTTCACCGGTGTGTTGCGGGTGTTCCAGCTCGTCTGGAAGATCTGGCGCTGGCGAAGAGGGCTTCCATAA
- the mdh gene encoding malate dehydrogenase: MRRKKISIVGAGNVGATCAHWIAAKELGDIVLLDVAEGVPQGKALDLMEAAPVEGFDCMITGTNDYRDTAGSDVAVITAGVARKPGMSRDDLVSINVKIVRQAAAEIARYSPDALIIVVTNPLDVMCYVAYKASGLPRGKVFGMSGILDGARFRTFVALELGISFEDVTTLVLGGHGDHMVPLVRYTYAGAIPVEKLIPADRLAELVQRTRQGGAEIVELLKTGSAYYAPGAAITQMLEAVLKDKKRILPCAAYLDGEYGHRDICAGVPTIVGAGGIERIIELELTAEEQAAFDRSVSAVRGVLKGLDI; this comes from the coding sequence TTGAGGAGGAAGAAGATCAGCATCGTTGGGGCCGGGAACGTGGGTGCCACCTGCGCGCACTGGATCGCGGCCAAGGAACTGGGGGACATTGTCCTGCTGGATGTGGCGGAGGGGGTGCCCCAGGGGAAGGCGCTCGACCTGATGGAAGCGGCGCCGGTCGAGGGATTCGACTGTATGATCACCGGGACAAACGACTACCGCGACACGGCCGGCTCCGACGTCGCCGTGATCACGGCCGGGGTGGCCCGCAAGCCTGGGATGAGCCGGGACGACCTGGTAAGCATCAACGTCAAGATAGTGCGGCAGGCGGCGGCCGAGATCGCCCGGTACTCACCGGATGCGCTGATCATCGTGGTCACCAACCCCTTGGACGTGATGTGCTACGTGGCCTACAAGGCTTCGGGACTGCCCCGCGGGAAGGTGTTCGGGATGTCCGGAATCCTGGACGGGGCTCGGTTCCGCACCTTTGTGGCCCTGGAACTGGGGATCTCGTTCGAGGATGTGACCACCCTGGTGCTGGGCGGGCACGGCGACCATATGGTACCCTTGGTGCGGTACACTTACGCCGGGGCCATTCCGGTCGAGAAACTCATCCCCGCGGACCGGCTGGCGGAACTGGTGCAGCGCACCCGCCAGGGCGGCGCCGAGATTGTGGAGTTGTTGAAGACCGGCAGCGCCTACTACGCTCCGGGCGCGGCGATCACGCAAATGCTGGAGGCTGTCTTGAAGGACAAGAAGCGGATCCTGCCGTGCGCGGCCTACCTGGACGGCGAGTACGGCCACCGCGACATCTGCGCCGGCGTGCCCACCATCGTGGGGGCCGGAGGCATCGAGCGGATCATCGAACTCGAGCTGACTGCGGAAGAGCAGGCGGCCTTCGACCGTTCCGTGAGTGCGGTGCGCGGGGTGCTTAAAGGTTTGGACATCTAG